One Deltaproteobacteria bacterium genomic region harbors:
- the tilS gene encoding tRNA lysidine(34) synthetase TilS: MSKSLAENRDDPVESALRAAFEEGLWAPADHLLVAVSGGADSVALLHALAGARARLGEPRLSVVSVDHRLREGSEAEVETVRGHAAALGLDFHPARIDLAGAGPPGAAGGLQALARRLRREALEALRERVGANWIVSAHSATDQAETLLMRALHGTSVGGLASIRPRRGVWLRPLLACRREALRAYCEAHALAFHDDPGNEDPRFDRSALRHTLLPLLEERFNPRSVEALARLAGLAAEDDALLEAMAGELEAALRRGEALEAAGLAAAPRPLARRVLIRAWREAARREGLVEEGESVRTEAAFIDEILARVGGERRDPWERSLPGGLCAILRKGRLTFGRTPARP; encoded by the coding sequence TTGTCGAAATCACTGGCAGAAAACCGTGACGATCCGGTCGAGTCCGCCCTGCGCGCGGCCTTCGAGGAGGGCCTCTGGGCGCCCGCGGATCACCTCCTCGTCGCGGTGAGCGGCGGGGCGGACTCGGTCGCGCTCCTGCACGCGCTCGCCGGCGCGCGCGCGAGGCTCGGGGAGCCTCGGCTGAGCGTGGTCAGCGTCGATCACAGGCTGCGCGAAGGAAGCGAGGCGGAGGTGGAGACGGTCCGCGGCCACGCCGCCGCGCTGGGGCTCGACTTCCACCCGGCGCGGATCGACCTCGCCGGGGCGGGGCCGCCGGGCGCCGCGGGGGGGCTGCAGGCCCTGGCTCGCCGGCTGCGCCGCGAGGCCCTCGAGGCCCTGCGTGAGCGGGTCGGCGCGAACTGGATCGTCAGCGCCCACAGCGCGACCGACCAGGCCGAGACCCTCCTGATGCGCGCCCTGCACGGCACCTCGGTCGGCGGGCTCGCCTCGATCCGGCCGCGGCGGGGGGTGTGGCTCCGGCCGCTCCTCGCCTGCCGGAGGGAGGCCCTCCGGGCCTACTGCGAGGCGCACGCGCTGGCCTTCCACGACGATCCCGGCAACGAGGATCCTCGCTTCGATCGCAGCGCGCTGCGGCACACCCTGCTGCCCCTGCTCGAGGAGCGCTTCAACCCCCGCTCGGTGGAGGCCCTCGCGCGCCTCGCCGGCCTCGCGGCCGAGGACGACGCTCTCCTGGAGGCGATGGCCGGTGAGCTCGAGGCCGCGCTGCGCCGGGGCGAGGCGCTCGAGGCCGCCGGGCTCGCCGCCGCGCCGCGTCCCCTGGCCCGGCGGGTCCTGATCCGGGCCTGGCGGGAGGCCGCCCGCCGGGAGGGCCTGGTGGAGGAGGGCGAGAGCGTGCGCACCGAGGCCGCCTTCATCGACGAGATCCTCGCCCGCGTGGGCGGCGAGCGGCGCGATCCCTGGGAGCGCAGCCTGCCCGGGGGGCTCTGCGCCATCCTGCGCAAGGGGAGGCTCACTTTCGGGCGCACGCCCGCCAGGCCCTGA
- the ftsH gene encoding ATP-dependent zinc metalloprotease FtsH, with product MKQSTKTVLLWALIIVVFVSFYNVFSQPGKEEQKVDYSTFMVQVAEKKVEDLKIKGTAYNGTYKDGRSFRTVGPWPVDAELRAALADGEVKLEFENPEQGSFLLTLLVQWLPLLVLVLLFFFFMRQIQGSGGKAMSFGKSRARLLTENANKVTFADVAGIDEAQEELEEIVSFLKDPKRFTRLGGRIPKGVLMMGPPGTGKTLLARAIAGEAGVPFFSISGSDFVEMFVGVGASRVRDLFEQGKKNAPCIIFIDEIDAVGRHRGAGLGGGHDEREQTLNQLLVEMDGFESNEGVILIAATNRPDVLDPALLRPGRFDRRIIVPRPDVRGRLGILKVHTQRVPIADDVDLDVIARGTPGFSGADLENLVNESALLAARRGVEQVDMTAFEAAKDKVLMGSERRSMVLSEEEKRTTAIHEAGHTLVAKLTGADPVHKVTIIPRGRALGVTMTLPEEDRHNYTKEYLLDMIAMLMGGRIAEELVVDEISSGAANDIERATEMAHHMVCEWGMSEKLGPLAFGKGEGEIFLGREMTQRATYSEDTARAIDDEVSRIVKEQYARARKMIEENREALDRISTALVEFETLDGGEVDELIAGRPIERAAATAREPEPAPEENGKAEGGKKKLLDALDGLTGGGPEPEPEKA from the coding sequence TTGAAGCAGTCAACGAAGACCGTCCTCCTGTGGGCGCTGATCATCGTCGTCTTCGTCTCCTTCTACAACGTCTTCTCCCAGCCCGGTAAGGAGGAGCAGAAGGTCGACTACTCGACCTTCATGGTGCAGGTCGCCGAGAAGAAGGTCGAAGATCTCAAGATCAAGGGTACCGCCTACAACGGCACCTACAAGGACGGGCGGTCCTTCCGCACCGTCGGCCCCTGGCCGGTGGACGCCGAGCTGCGGGCCGCCCTGGCCGACGGCGAGGTGAAGCTCGAGTTCGAGAACCCCGAGCAGGGCTCCTTCCTCCTGACCCTCCTGGTCCAGTGGCTGCCGCTGCTGGTGCTGGTGCTCCTCTTCTTCTTCTTCATGCGGCAGATCCAGGGTAGCGGCGGCAAGGCGATGAGCTTCGGCAAGAGCCGGGCCCGCCTCCTCACCGAGAACGCCAACAAGGTGACCTTCGCCGACGTGGCGGGCATCGACGAGGCCCAGGAAGAGCTCGAGGAGATCGTCTCCTTCCTCAAGGACCCCAAGCGCTTCACCCGCCTCGGCGGTCGCATCCCCAAGGGTGTGCTGATGATGGGGCCGCCGGGGACCGGCAAGACCCTGCTGGCCCGCGCCATCGCCGGCGAGGCCGGCGTGCCCTTCTTCTCGATCTCCGGCTCGGACTTCGTCGAGATGTTCGTCGGCGTCGGCGCCTCCCGGGTGCGCGACCTCTTCGAGCAGGGCAAGAAGAACGCCCCCTGCATCATCTTCATCGACGAGATCGACGCCGTCGGCCGGCACCGCGGCGCGGGCCTCGGCGGCGGCCACGACGAGCGGGAGCAGACCCTCAACCAGCTCCTGGTGGAGATGGACGGCTTCGAGTCGAACGAGGGCGTGATCCTCATCGCCGCCACCAACCGCCCCGACGTCCTCGACCCGGCGCTGCTGCGCCCGGGCCGCTTCGACCGCCGGATCATCGTCCCGCGCCCCGACGTGCGGGGCCGCCTCGGCATCCTCAAGGTCCACACCCAGCGGGTGCCCATCGCCGACGACGTCGACCTCGACGTGATCGCCCGCGGGACGCCCGGCTTCTCGGGCGCCGATCTCGAGAACCTGGTGAACGAGTCCGCGCTCCTGGCCGCGCGCCGGGGGGTGGAGCAGGTCGACATGACCGCCTTCGAGGCCGCCAAGGACAAGGTGCTCATGGGCTCCGAGCGGCGCTCGATGGTCCTCTCCGAGGAGGAGAAGCGCACGACCGCGATCCACGAGGCCGGCCACACGCTGGTCGCCAAGCTGACCGGCGCCGATCCCGTCCACAAGGTGACCATCATCCCCCGGGGCCGCGCCCTCGGCGTGACGATGACCCTCCCCGAGGAGGACCGGCACAACTACACCAAGGAGTACCTCCTCGACATGATCGCCATGTTGATGGGCGGGCGGATCGCCGAGGAGCTGGTGGTCGACGAGATCAGCAGCGGCGCCGCGAACGACATCGAGCGGGCCACCGAGATGGCCCACCACATGGTCTGCGAGTGGGGGATGAGCGAGAAGCTCGGGCCCCTGGCCTTCGGCAAGGGCGAGGGGGAGATCTTCCTCGGCCGGGAGATGACCCAGCGCGCCACCTACTCCGAGGACACCGCCCGGGCCATCGACGACGAGGTCTCCCGGATCGTGAAGGAGCAGTACGCCCGCGCCCGGAAGATGATCGAGGAGAACCGCGAGGCGCTGGACCGCATCTCCACCGCCCTGGTCGAGTTCGAGACCCTCGACGGGGGTGAGGTCGACGAGCTGATCGCCGGCCGCCCCATCGAGCGCGCGGCGGCCACGGCGCGGGAGCCGGAGCCGGCGCCCGAGGAGAACGGGAAGGCCGAGGGCGGCAAGAAGAAGCTCCTCGACGCCCTCGACGGGCTCACCGGCGGCGGCCCCGAGCCCGAGCCCGAGAAGGCCTAG
- the folP gene encoding dihydropteroate synthase, protein MLVRRVKIDAVEEGERFARRLGLAESSQRQAAKAMARPIHLLLTELEDEDARALRALGRRPEEERARPAVFTAERGAAMICGTRWEVFSLATQAAMGDDPRLQVLADRISACLSHTERGPAHFRVGEQRLPLGERSYLMGVLNVTPDSFSDGGRFLDPAAAEAHAAAMLEAGADLLDVGGESTRPGAPPVEASEEIDRVLPVLERVVALGAPVSIDTTKVEVARAALDAGARIVNDISGLREAGMAELAAEKGASLVVMHLRATPEAMQSHTRYSDLWGEIVGSLGQAVAAAVEAGVSPDRIAVDPGIGFAKTAEQSLALIAGLGELASLGQPILVGPSRKSFIGAVTGAPVEARLPGTLAAAVLAAREGAHILRIHDVAEARQALDIADAIRAAGPAGSAYEAPGPVPGEESPA, encoded by the coding sequence ATGCTGGTCCGGCGAGTCAAGATCGACGCAGTGGAGGAGGGCGAGCGCTTCGCGCGCCGCCTGGGGCTCGCCGAGAGCAGCCAGCGGCAGGCCGCCAAGGCGATGGCCCGGCCGATCCACCTGCTGCTGACGGAGCTCGAGGACGAGGACGCCCGGGCCCTGCGCGCCCTGGGGCGCCGGCCCGAGGAGGAGCGCGCCCGCCCCGCGGTCTTCACCGCCGAGCGCGGGGCCGCGATGATCTGCGGGACCCGCTGGGAGGTCTTCTCCCTGGCCACCCAGGCCGCCATGGGGGACGACCCCCGGCTGCAGGTGCTGGCCGACCGGATCAGCGCCTGCCTCTCGCACACCGAGAGGGGCCCCGCCCACTTCCGGGTGGGGGAGCAGCGGCTCCCCCTCGGGGAGCGCAGCTACCTGATGGGGGTGCTCAACGTCACCCCCGACTCCTTCTCCGACGGGGGCCGCTTCCTCGACCCCGCCGCCGCCGAGGCGCACGCGGCGGCGATGCTCGAGGCCGGCGCCGACCTCCTCGACGTCGGCGGCGAGTCGACCCGGCCCGGGGCGCCGCCGGTGGAGGCGAGCGAGGAGATCGACCGGGTCCTGCCGGTGCTGGAGCGGGTCGTGGCCCTCGGCGCGCCGGTCTCGATCGACACCACCAAGGTGGAGGTGGCCCGCGCGGCCCTCGACGCCGGGGCGCGCATCGTGAACGACATCTCGGGGCTGCGCGAGGCCGGGATGGCCGAGCTGGCCGCCGAGAAGGGGGCGAGCCTGGTGGTGATGCACCTCCGGGCGACGCCCGAGGCGATGCAGTCCCACACCCGCTACAGCGACCTCTGGGGCGAGATCGTCGGGAGCCTCGGCCAGGCGGTCGCGGCAGCGGTGGAGGCCGGCGTGAGCCCGGACCGGATCGCGGTCGATCCGGGGATCGGCTTCGCCAAGACCGCCGAGCAGAGCCTGGCCCTCATCGCCGGCCTCGGAGAGCTCGCCAGCCTGGGCCAGCCCATCCTCGTCGGCCCCTCCCGCAAGTCCTTCATCGGCGCCGTCACCGGCGCGCCGGTGGAGGCCCGCCTGCCGGGCACCCTCGCGGCCGCGGTCCTCGCCGCGCGAGAGGGCGCCCACATCCTTCGGATCCACGACGTCGCCGAGGCCCGCCAGGCCCTCGACATCGCCGACGCCATCCGCGCCGCCGGCCCCGCGGGCAGCGCCTACGAGGCGCCCGGCCCCGTCCCCGGTGAGGAGAGCCCAGCGTGA
- the glmM gene encoding phosphoglucosamine mutase produces the protein MSKRPENASRTLFGTDGVRGKANVHPMTPEITMALGAAIARHVRAGPRRHRIVVGKDTRLSGYMFEQALAAGICSMGVDVLLCGPLPTPGIAFLTHSMRADAGAVISASHNYFQDNGIKFFAGDGFKLPDAVEAALEADVMGQSGQRRRPTDNRVGKAFRIDDAIGRYVVHLKNCFPADRTLDGIRMVIDCAHGAAYKSAPAVFEELGAQVVRMGNRPDGRNINRKSGALHPEQLARSVLRHQAHLGIALDGDADRVVLVDEKGKVVDGDALMAALARYLIRGRALKGRTLVTTVMSNLALDHALAEVGGKVLRTQVGDRYVVERMRQKGLTFGGEQSGHLIFLQHATTGDGTLAGLMVLAMMLQEERPLSEIVGSFEPFPQILLGIEVREKPAFRRVPAIHKAIEKAEQALGDEGRVLVRYSGTEPKARVLVEGRKQAKIEAEAQRIAEAIRKAIGA, from the coding sequence GTGAGCAAGAGGCCAGAGAACGCCAGCCGCACCCTCTTCGGCACCGACGGTGTCCGGGGCAAGGCCAACGTCCACCCCATGACCCCCGAGATCACCATGGCCCTCGGGGCGGCCATCGCCCGCCACGTCCGCGCGGGGCCCCGCCGCCACCGGATCGTCGTGGGCAAGGACACCCGCCTCTCGGGCTACATGTTCGAGCAGGCGCTGGCCGCGGGGATCTGCTCGATGGGGGTCGACGTGCTCCTCTGCGGGCCGCTGCCCACTCCGGGGATCGCCTTCCTCACCCACTCGATGCGCGCCGACGCCGGCGCGGTGATCTCGGCCTCCCACAACTACTTCCAGGACAACGGCATCAAGTTCTTCGCCGGGGACGGCTTCAAGCTCCCCGACGCGGTCGAGGCGGCGCTCGAGGCCGACGTGATGGGCCAGAGCGGCCAGCGCCGCCGGCCCACCGACAACCGGGTGGGCAAGGCCTTCCGGATCGACGACGCGATCGGCCGCTACGTGGTGCACCTGAAGAACTGCTTCCCGGCCGACCGCACCCTCGACGGAATCCGGATGGTGATCGACTGCGCCCACGGCGCCGCCTACAAGAGCGCCCCGGCGGTCTTCGAGGAGCTCGGCGCCCAGGTCGTCCGCATGGGCAACCGCCCCGACGGCCGGAACATCAACCGCAAGTCGGGCGCGCTCCACCCCGAGCAGCTCGCCCGCTCGGTCCTGCGCCACCAGGCCCACCTGGGCATCGCCCTCGACGGCGACGCCGACCGGGTGGTGCTGGTGGACGAGAAGGGGAAGGTGGTGGACGGCGACGCCCTGATGGCGGCGCTGGCGCGCTACCTGATCCGGGGGCGGGCCCTGAAGGGCCGCACCCTGGTCACCACGGTCATGAGCAACCTCGCCCTCGACCACGCCCTGGCCGAGGTGGGCGGGAAGGTCCTGCGCACCCAGGTCGGCGACCGCTACGTCGTGGAGCGGATGCGGCAGAAGGGGCTCACCTTCGGCGGCGAGCAGAGCGGCCACCTGATCTTCCTCCAGCACGCCACCACCGGCGACGGCACCCTCGCCGGCCTGATGGTGCTGGCGATGATGCTCCAGGAGGAGCGCCCGCTCTCGGAGATCGTCGGCAGCTTCGAGCCCTTCCCCCAGATCCTCCTGGGGATCGAGGTCCGCGAGAAGCCGGCCTTCCGGCGGGTGCCCGCGATCCACAAGGCCATCGAGAAGGCCGAGCAGGCGCTGGGCGACGAGGGCAGGGTGCTGGTGCGCTACTCGGGCACCGAGCCCAAGGCCCGGGTCCTGGTCGAGGGCCGGAAGCAGGCCAAGATCGAGGCGGAGGCCCAGCGCATCGCCGAGGCCATCCGCAAGGCCATCGGCGCCTGA